The Aspergillus luchuensis IFO 4308 DNA, chromosome 7, nearly complete sequence genome has a segment encoding these proteins:
- a CDS encoding putative R3H domain protein (COG:A;~EggNog:ENOG410PGY9;~InterPro:IPR034186,IPR000504,IPR036867,IPR001374, IPR034069,IPR012677,IPR035979;~PFAM:PF01424,PF00076;~go_function: GO:0003676 - nucleic acid binding [Evidence IEA]) encodes MSYQQAQDMYHDNSAARSPGSQRHQQPLHRQPSRHLDAYGPMPVNLYDDMARYDTGRLERLNSSLHNNSYAYDLAGSQTWNPNGFANAQALGGIRSASTSLKTTSRTGRAGLPTTWLDQQPGIPSAFSNLGPGPLQSSAMRPEASGGPSEAEDELIPTAIVIKNIPFAVKKEQLVQLMTELNLPLPYAFNYHFDNGVFRGLAFANFTSAEETATVIEVLNHFELQGRKLRVEYKKMLPLQERERIEREKRERRGQLEEQHRPMATSQLQTQSSMSSLTSHLPATSPSPVSQRGQKLEVDLNDSTTLSYYSQLLLFKEDTARDTLVFPSNLSPVQRRTVHTLAHNMGLGHASRGSGDQRQVHVFKVAPGTNVSPPLSSIPAAVQPAETARRGLNRAATIDFSESRNDGPTHFNTLRGQPSAGFLGVLDSPGNFGNTQNLRAAKSFADLRSYTPSPVPSSASFPAALQSNGARLQHYDGATSGTSNTPTLTSAPSGSSLGMQRDDSLLVNSLSSLSLGTGIGGPNASPRRLRGAHAH; translated from the exons ATGAGCTATCAACAAGCCCAGGACATGTACCACGATAACTCCGCGGCGCGTTCTCCTGGCTCCCAACGCCACCAGCAGCCGCTGCACCGTCAACCCTCTCGTCATCTTGACGCGTATGGCCCTATGCCCGTGAACCTGTATGACGACATGGCTCGTTACGACACCGGTCGGCTGGAGCGCCTGAACTCATCGCTGCACAACAACTCCTACGCCTACGATCTGGCGGGCTCCCAGACCTGGAACCCCAACGGCTTCGCCAATGCGCAAGCTCTCGGAGGCATTCGGTCGGCTTCGACCAGCCTCAAGACAACTTCGCGCACTGGCAGGGCAGGCTTGCCAACG ACATGGCTTGATCAGCAGCCTGGCATCCCCAGCGCCTTCTCCAACCTCGGTCCCGGTCCCCTCCAAAGCAGCGCGATGCGCCCGGAAGCCTCTGGTGGTCCGTCGGAAGCGGAGGACGAGTTGATTCCCACCGCCATTGTCATCAAGAACATTCCTTTTgcggtgaagaaggagcagctgGTGCAGCTCATGACTGAGCTCAACTTGCCGCTGCCTTACGCCTTCAACTACCACTTCGACAACGGCGTCTTCCGGGGATTGGCTTTCGCCAACTTCACTTCTGCTGAAGAGACCGCAACCGTCATCGAGGTCCTCAACCATTTCGAGCTCCAGGGTCGGAAACTGCGGGTTGAATACAAGAAgatgctgccgctgcaggAGCGGGAGCGGATTGAGCGTGAGAAGCGCGAGCGTCGTGGtcagctggaagagcagcaTCGCCCCATGGCGACCTCGCAGCTCCAGACTCAGAGTTCCATGTCGTCTCTCACCTCGCACCTTCCCGCTACCTCCCCGTCCCCCGTCTCCCAGCGTGGCCAAAAGTTGG AGGTCGACCTCAACGATAGCACAACGCTTTCGTACTACTCGCAGCTACTTCTCTTCAAGGAAGATACGGCGCGTGATACCCTCGTGTTCCCGTCCAACCTTTCTCCTGTCCAGCGCCGCACCGTTCATACACTTGCTCACAACATGGGCCTAGGCCATGCGTCTCGGGGATCAGGTGATCAGCGGCAGGTGCATGTTTTCAAGGTCGCTCCTGGCACCAACGTTAGCCCTCCCTTGTCGTCCATCCCGGCCGCTGTCCAGCCAGCGGAGACCGCTCGTCGTGGACTGAACCGCGCCGCAACCATTGATTTCAGTGAGTCTCGCAACGACGGACCCACTCATTTTAACACTTTGCGCGGTCAGCCTTCTGCTGGCTTCCTGGGAGTCTTAGACTCCCCTGGCAACTTTGGCAACACGCAGAACCTTCGAGCCGCCAAGTCGTTTGCAGACCTACGCTCCTACACGCCATCCCCCGTCCCCTCTTCTGCCAGCTTCCCTGCAGCGCTGCAGTCTAACGGTGCGCGCCTGCAACATTACGATGGTGCCACGAGCGGCACTTCCAACACCCCTACGCTTACGTCCGCGCCTTCCGGTTCCTCCCTCGGTATGCAGCGCGACGACAGTCTGTTGGTTAACAGCCTCAGTAGCCTCTCTCTGGGCACTGGAATTGGTGGGCCGAATGCGAGCCCGAGGAGATTGCGGG GAGCGCATGCCCATTAG